In the genome of Apium graveolens cultivar Ventura unplaced genomic scaffold, ASM990537v1 ctg3474, whole genome shotgun sequence, one region contains:
- the LOC141701173 gene encoding uncharacterized protein LOC141701173: protein MTTEATPFMLAYGAEVVVPLKITHGSPLVEAYELETNKEGMRLDIDLIDEVRDKANARNVEHQQRPSLYYNRRVKERFFQPGDLVPRKIEASGVDDRGKLDPNWEEPYKAIKTLG, encoded by the coding sequence ATGACAACTGAAGCTACCCCATTCATGCTGGCTTACGGAGCCGAAGTTGTTGTGCCCCTAAAAATTACCCACGGGTCGCCTTTGGTTGAAGCTTATGAACTAGAGACAAATAAAGAAGGCATGAGACTCGATATTGATCTCATTGACGAGGTCAGAGATAAGGCTAACGCCCGCAATGTAGAGCATCAACAAAGACCCTCCCTCTATTACAATcgaagggttaaagaaaggttctttcagCCTGGGGACCTGGTTCCAAGGAAGATCGAGGCATCGGGAGTCGACGATAGAGGAAAGCTAGACCCTAACTGGGAGGAGCCTTATAAGGCAATAAAGACTTTAGGATGA